In Pollutimonas sp. M17, a single genomic region encodes these proteins:
- a CDS encoding universal stress protein, with protein sequence MKTILVPVDGSDSAVRAVKAAIKEAGAAGQADIHLITVHPPIVSGNVKRFFSADAIKDYYEDEGRNALMSAKAVLDEAGVAYREKIEVGPIAVTIADYAKKNHCDQIIMGTRGLGSVGGLVLGSITIKVLSLVDIPVTLVK encoded by the coding sequence ATGAAGACCATACTCGTTCCAGTAGACGGTTCCGATTCGGCAGTCCGCGCGGTCAAGGCGGCCATCAAGGAAGCCGGCGCCGCGGGCCAGGCCGACATACATCTCATTACCGTCCATCCGCCCATTGTATCGGGCAACGTCAAACGCTTCTTCTCCGCCGACGCCATCAAGGACTACTATGAAGACGAAGGCCGCAACGCGCTGATGTCGGCCAAGGCCGTCCTGGACGAGGCAGGCGTGGCCTACCGCGAAAAAATCGAAGTCGGCCCCATTGCCGTGACCATTGCCGATTACGCCAAGAAGAACCACTGCGACCAGATCATCATGGGCACGCGCGGCCTGGGCAGCGTAGGCGGCCTGGTGCTGGGCTCCATCACCATCAAGGTGCTCAGCCTGGTCGACATCCCGGTCACCCTGGTCAAGTAA
- the chrA gene encoding chromate efflux transporter — MPIHSRSAPTHDFSREAWAVFLAFLRLGLTSFGGPVAHLGYFRDEFVTRRQWLDDRNYADLVALCQFLPGPASSQVGMAIGLTRAGYAGALAAWLGFTLPSAAVMILFASGMAHWGGFVADGFLHGLKIAAVAVVAQAVWGMGRRLCTDDRRIALAIGAACLTLAWPGSAGQIAAMALAAALGIGWLKPADAHAASPAGLHLPISRKAGLAWLLLFAVLLVGLPIAAQASGNTMLSLFDAFYRAGSLVFGGGHVLLPLLQAEVVPRGWVSDAGFLAGYGAVQAVPGPLFTFAAFLGASIDTGFNGVLNGMWALSAIFIPSFLLVCGALPFWNPLRQNLRMRAAMDGINAGVVGLLLAALYQPVWTGAIMTPADFGLGLLAFGALMYFRAAPWLVVAACGLAGWLQAALL; from the coding sequence ATGCCCATCCATTCCCGCTCCGCTCCCACGCACGACTTCTCCCGGGAAGCGTGGGCGGTTTTCCTGGCTTTCCTGCGATTGGGACTGACCTCGTTCGGCGGACCGGTCGCCCATCTGGGCTATTTCCGTGACGAATTCGTTACGCGCCGACAGTGGCTGGACGACCGCAATTACGCCGACCTGGTGGCCCTATGCCAGTTCCTGCCCGGCCCCGCCAGCAGCCAGGTGGGCATGGCCATAGGGCTGACCCGGGCCGGCTATGCCGGCGCGCTGGCCGCATGGCTGGGCTTCACCCTTCCTTCCGCCGCGGTCATGATCCTGTTCGCATCAGGCATGGCCCATTGGGGCGGCTTCGTTGCAGACGGCTTCCTGCACGGCCTGAAGATCGCCGCCGTCGCCGTGGTGGCGCAGGCGGTCTGGGGCATGGGACGCAGGCTGTGCACCGACGACCGGAGGATCGCCCTTGCGATCGGCGCGGCGTGCCTGACGCTGGCATGGCCGGGCTCGGCCGGGCAGATCGCCGCCATGGCCCTCGCGGCGGCGCTTGGAATAGGATGGCTCAAACCCGCGGATGCCCATGCCGCCAGCCCGGCCGGCCTGCATCTGCCAATAAGCCGCAAGGCCGGCCTTGCATGGCTTCTTCTGTTCGCCGTCCTGCTTGTCGGGCTGCCCATCGCCGCCCAGGCCAGCGGGAATACGATGCTGTCCCTATTCGACGCCTTCTATCGCGCGGGATCGCTGGTGTTCGGCGGCGGCCATGTGCTGCTGCCTTTGCTGCAGGCCGAGGTCGTACCCAGGGGATGGGTGTCCGATGCCGGTTTCCTGGCAGGCTATGGCGCGGTTCAGGCCGTACCCGGCCCTCTCTTTACCTTTGCCGCATTCCTGGGCGCATCCATCGACACGGGCTTCAACGGGGTGCTGAATGGAATGTGGGCCTTGAGCGCCATTTTCATTCCCTCCTTCCTGCTGGTGTGCGGCGCCCTGCCGTTCTGGAACCCATTGCGCCAGAACCTGCGCATGCGCGCGGCGATGGACGGCATCAATGCCGGCGTCGTGGGGCTGCTGCTCGCGGCCTTGTATCAGCCCGTATGGACCGGCGCCATCATGACGCCGGCCGACTTCGGCCTAGGGCTGCTGGCCTTTGGCGCCCTGATGTACTTCCGGGCCGCGCCATGGCTGGTGGTCGCCGCCTGCGGCCTGGCCGGCTGGCTGCAGGCGGCGCTGTTGTAA
- a CDS encoding acylphosphatase produces MKKLYKDSESETLDVNIKGRVQGVGFRAATVRQAHLLGVRGWVRNLDDGSVQALLQGPHDRVDRLLSWLHVGPPGARVSEVDHSEAFTERYFERFEQI; encoded by the coding sequence ATGAAGAAGCTATACAAGGACAGCGAGTCTGAAACCCTCGACGTGAACATCAAGGGGCGCGTGCAGGGCGTCGGATTCAGGGCCGCCACGGTGCGCCAGGCGCATCTGCTGGGCGTCAGGGGATGGGTGCGCAATCTGGACGACGGGTCGGTGCAGGCCTTGCTGCAGGGTCCTCATGACCGCGTCGACCGGCTGCTTTCATGGCTGCACGTCGGCCCGCCGGGCGCGCGCGTGTCCGAAGTCGACCATAGCGAAGCGTTCACCGAGCGCTATTTCGAGCGCTTCGAGCAAATCTAA
- a CDS encoding c-type cytochrome, whose translation MKFGKLAAFVALTACGGLAQAAPDPAKVHEILNKNACLACHAVDKKLVGPAYQDVAAKHKGDADAAAVLTKHVREGSSGVWGPIPMPPNPNISDADLKMVVEWVLEGAPQ comes from the coding sequence ATGAAATTTGGAAAGCTTGCCGCGTTTGTTGCATTGACGGCCTGTGGCGGATTGGCGCAAGCCGCGCCCGACCCCGCCAAGGTGCACGAGATCCTCAACAAGAATGCCTGTCTGGCCTGTCATGCGGTCGACAAGAAGCTGGTGGGGCCGGCCTATCAAGACGTGGCGGCCAAGCACAAGGGCGATGCCGACGCGGCCGCGGTGCTGACCAAGCACGTCCGGGAAGGCAGCAGTGGAGTATGGGGGCCCATACCCATGCCGCCTAATCCAAACATTTCGGACGCCGATCTGAAAATGGTCGTCGAATGGGTCCTGGAAGGCGCCCCCCAGTAA
- a CDS encoding FAD/NAD(P)-binding oxidoreductase, protein MNEAATPQNRHTVVIIGAGTAGVSVAAALRRSLPRLDIAVVEPSREHYYQPAWTLVGGGQYALEKTRRDVAGLLPESVRLIAAEVVSFAPDDNEIILNDGSRLHYQFLVVAAGIQLNWAAIEGLPETLGKNGVSSNYRSDLAPYTWECIQNLKAGTAVFTQPDTPIKCAGAPQKALYLAADYLRRQGRKADLRFYTAAGAMFGVPFYSRALDQVMAGYEATPVFSHKLLAVDGAARTATFETGSGEEKRQEVVRFDFLHVVPPQSAPDFIRNSVLADAAGWLEVDKSSLQHTRHANIFGLGDCTSTPNSKTAAAVKSQVPVVVGNVLSALQGGGNVLEYDGYAACPLTTSAGKVLLAEFCYGGAVSPSLPLDPRVPRRLYWWLKKRLLPYFYWNVLIRGKTLKQTHKQRSFPDTLPSIQP, encoded by the coding sequence ATGAACGAAGCAGCGACGCCGCAAAACCGGCATACGGTGGTGATTATCGGGGCCGGCACGGCCGGCGTCTCGGTGGCGGCGGCTCTGCGCCGCAGCCTGCCCCGCCTGGACATCGCGGTGGTGGAACCGTCGCGGGAGCACTATTATCAGCCCGCCTGGACGCTGGTGGGCGGCGGCCAGTATGCTCTTGAAAAAACCCGCCGCGATGTGGCGGGCCTGCTGCCGGAATCGGTAAGGCTGATCGCCGCCGAAGTGGTATCGTTCGCGCCCGATGACAACGAAATCATACTGAACGACGGCAGTCGGCTGCATTATCAGTTCCTTGTCGTCGCCGCCGGCATACAGCTCAACTGGGCGGCGATCGAAGGTTTGCCCGAAACGCTGGGCAAGAACGGCGTCAGCAGCAATTATCGCAGCGATCTCGCTCCCTATACCTGGGAATGCATACAGAACCTCAAGGCGGGAACGGCTGTTTTCACCCAGCCGGATACACCCATAAAATGCGCGGGCGCGCCCCAGAAGGCGCTGTACCTGGCGGCGGACTATCTGCGCAGGCAAGGCCGCAAGGCGGACCTGCGCTTCTATACCGCCGCCGGCGCCATGTTCGGCGTCCCCTTCTATTCACGTGCGCTCGACCAGGTGATGGCGGGCTACGAAGCCACGCCGGTATTCAGCCACAAACTGCTTGCGGTCGACGGAGCCGCAAGGACGGCGACCTTCGAAACCGGCAGCGGCGAGGAAAAGCGGCAGGAGGTGGTCCGCTTCGACTTCCTGCACGTCGTGCCGCCGCAAAGCGCGCCCGATTTCATCCGCAACAGCGTTCTTGCGGATGCCGCGGGCTGGCTGGAGGTGGACAAATCCAGCTTGCAGCACACACGCCACGCCAATATATTCGGCCTGGGCGATTGCACGTCGACGCCCAACAGCAAGACCGCCGCGGCCGTCAAAAGCCAGGTGCCGGTCGTGGTGGGCAATGTGCTGTCGGCCTTGCAAGGCGGCGGCAACGTTCTTGAATACGACGGCTACGCCGCCTGCCCCTTGACCACCTCGGCCGGCAAGGTTCTGCTGGCCGAGTTCTGCTATGGCGGCGCGGTGTCGCCCAGCCTTCCGTTGGACCCGCGGGTGCCGCGCCGCCTGTATTGGTGGCTTAAAAAGCGCCTGCTGCCCTATTTCTACTGGAACGTGCTGATCCGTGGCAAGACCCTGAAGCAGACGCACAAGCAGCGCAGCTTCCCCGACACCCTGCCGTCCATACAGCCCTGA
- a CDS encoding NADPH-dependent FMN reductase, translated as MSQYQIAVIVGSLRKDSFNRKLAKALTRLGPAEFSFKPLKIGDLPLYNQDDDGNQADSVKRLKAEITASQGLLFVTPEYNRSVPGVLKNAIDHASRPYGQSAWAGKPAGVIGVSIGAIGSALAQQHLRNILAYLDAPAMGQPEAFIQANDTLFDDAGNIGPASKDFLQGWMDRYVAWVKKHA; from the coding sequence ATGAGTCAATACCAGATCGCCGTCATCGTAGGCAGTCTCAGAAAAGATTCTTTCAATCGCAAGCTGGCCAAGGCGCTGACCCGCCTGGGGCCTGCGGAGTTCTCCTTCAAGCCCCTGAAGATCGGCGATCTGCCCCTGTACAACCAGGATGACGACGGCAATCAGGCCGATTCCGTCAAGCGCCTGAAAGCGGAAATAACGGCATCGCAAGGATTGCTGTTCGTTACGCCGGAATACAACCGTTCCGTGCCCGGCGTACTGAAGAACGCCATCGACCATGCCTCGCGCCCCTACGGCCAGAGCGCCTGGGCCGGCAAGCCCGCCGGCGTCATCGGCGTCTCGATAGGCGCCATCGGTTCGGCGCTGGCGCAGCAGCATCTGCGCAATATCCTCGCCTATCTGGATGCCCCCGCCATGGGCCAGCCCGAAGCCTTCATCCAGGCGAACGACACGCTGTTCGACGATGCAGGCAACATAGGCCCGGCCAGCAAGGATTTCCTGCAGGGCTGGATGGACCGCTACGTGGCCTGGGTAAAAAAGCACGCCTGA
- the arfB gene encoding alternative ribosome rescue aminoacyl-tRNA hydrolase ArfB, whose translation MQPTSKQISIDEREIEFTMIRAQGAGGQNVNKVSSAVHLRFDIPASSLPEEAKDALRELNDRRISKEGVVVIKAQAFRSQEKNRADALERLDELLRQALDKPAPRKATRPTRASQRRRVQRKTLHGEVKRLRAKVDDFH comes from the coding sequence ATGCAGCCCACTAGCAAGCAGATATCCATCGACGAGCGCGAGATCGAATTCACCATGATCCGCGCCCAAGGGGCGGGCGGACAGAACGTCAACAAGGTGTCCAGTGCCGTTCATCTGCGTTTCGACATCCCGGCATCCAGCCTTCCCGAAGAGGCCAAGGACGCCTTGCGCGAATTGAATGACAGGCGTATATCGAAGGAAGGCGTCGTGGTGATCAAGGCCCAGGCGTTTCGCAGCCAGGAAAAGAACCGCGCCGATGCGCTGGAGAGGCTGGACGAACTGCTGCGCCAGGCCCTGGACAAGCCCGCTCCGCGCAAGGCGACGCGGCCCACGCGGGCCTCGCAGCGCCGACGGGTGCAGCGCAAGACTTTGCACGGAGAGGTGAAAAGGCTGCGCGCCAAGGTCGACGATTTCCACTGA
- a CDS encoding sigma-70 family RNA polymerase sigma factor: protein MSFESEVVALLPVLRRYAHALTGNAAWADDLMQDTAERALNRRLKWRAGSNLKAWLLTMLRHLYIDQLRKQHDAGGHGSGMQWRDGEAPREQVDGLLLRDVQRALYRLPIDQREVLLLVGLEELSYQEAAAVLGIPRGTVMSRLSRARERMHSLMSEDGAGEPKQPVLKVVRSPR from the coding sequence ATGAGCTTCGAGTCCGAGGTGGTGGCCTTGCTGCCCGTCCTGCGCCGGTACGCCCACGCATTGACGGGCAATGCCGCCTGGGCGGACGATCTTATGCAGGATACGGCGGAGCGCGCCTTGAACAGGCGGCTCAAGTGGCGCGCGGGCAGCAACCTGAAAGCCTGGCTGCTGACCATGCTGCGTCATCTGTATATAGACCAATTGCGCAAGCAGCATGACGCCGGCGGCCACGGCAGCGGCATGCAATGGCGGGACGGCGAGGCGCCGCGGGAGCAAGTCGATGGCCTGCTCTTGCGGGATGTCCAGCGCGCGCTCTATCGGCTGCCCATCGATCAGCGCGAGGTGCTGCTGCTCGTCGGACTTGAAGAACTCAGCTATCAGGAAGCCGCCGCGGTTCTGGGCATACCCCGGGGCACGGTCATGTCCCGCCTGTCTCGCGCCCGGGAGCGCATGCACAGCCTGATGTCGGAGGACGGTGCCGGGGAACCGAAGCAGCCTGTGCTCAAGGTGGTAAGGAGTCCCCGATGA
- a CDS encoding Bug family tripartite tricarboxylate transporter substrate binding protein: MHKTTLKTLGAVAALLLSSSVLAKYPDHAIKMIVPFPPGGVTDTVARPIADAMSHSLGQPVVIENKVGAGGAIGAGEAARAKPDGYTIMLMLSSISILPEADKILGRKPAYEISQFKPIARITADPTVLVVRADSPWKTAKEFVEAARKEAGKINYGSSGIYGSMHVPMAMLENAAGIKLTHVPYTGAGPAVAALLGGQVQAISSGPSSIVQHIKAGKLRALAHWGDKPLATLPDVPSLQSLGYDAKFVQWSGIFVPAGVPDEVIKTLRASAKQVANDPAIQAKVLAAGSPIEYMDAPEFQKYWDADDATLVKAVKAIGKVD; this comes from the coding sequence ATGCATAAAACAACATTGAAAACGCTGGGCGCCGTCGCCGCGCTGCTGTTGTCAAGCAGCGTCCTGGCCAAGTATCCCGATCATGCGATCAAGATGATCGTGCCGTTTCCGCCGGGCGGGGTGACCGACACCGTGGCCCGCCCCATCGCGGACGCCATGTCGCACAGCCTGGGCCAGCCGGTGGTCATCGAGAACAAGGTCGGGGCGGGCGGCGCCATCGGCGCGGGAGAGGCGGCGCGGGCCAAGCCCGACGGCTACACCATCATGCTCATGCTTTCGTCCATCTCCATCCTGCCCGAGGCCGACAAGATTCTGGGCCGCAAGCCGGCTTATGAGATCAGCCAGTTCAAGCCCATTGCACGCATCACCGCCGACCCCACTGTGCTGGTGGTGCGCGCCGATTCACCCTGGAAAACGGCCAAGGAGTTCGTGGAGGCCGCCAGGAAGGAAGCGGGCAAGATCAACTACGGCAGCTCGGGCATCTACGGTTCGATGCACGTGCCGATGGCCATGCTGGAAAACGCCGCGGGCATCAAGCTGACCCATGTGCCCTATACCGGCGCCGGTCCGGCCGTTGCGGCGCTGCTGGGCGGCCAGGTGCAGGCGATATCCAGCGGCCCGTCCAGCATCGTGCAGCACATCAAGGCAGGGAAACTGCGCGCCCTGGCGCATTGGGGCGACAAGCCCCTGGCAACCCTGCCCGACGTGCCCAGCCTGCAATCCTTGGGCTACGACGCCAAGTTCGTGCAGTGGTCGGGGATATTCGTACCGGCGGGCGTGCCCGACGAGGTCATAAAGACCTTGCGCGCCAGCGCCAAGCAGGTCGCCAACGATCCGGCCATACAGGCCAAGGTGCTGGCGGCGGGCAGCCCCATCGAGTACATGGACGCGCCCGAGTTCCAGAAATACTGGGACGCCGACGACGCCACCCTGGTCAAGGCGGTAAAAGCCATCGGCAAGGTGGACTGA
- a CDS encoding fumarylacetoacetate hydrolase family protein — MRFATFTHGDGTERCVGAVSADGSSLTRLDLSAEEAQKGVLALVDLAARGQDLSSLPGTRLPMDSVVLKAPIPAPRRNIFCVGRNYHAHAKELSGSVFKANNADPAAWPIVFTKLPECVVGPNDQVVLPGAISSQIDYEAELAVIIGTGGKNISRDDALKHVFGYTIVNDVTARDVQMRHQQWDLGKSFDTFCPMGPWVVTADELDGTSTRVRCWVNGEPRQDGHTRDFIFDIPALIETCSRGITLLPGDIIATGTPAGVGMGLNPPEYLKTNDVVRIEIDGLGVLENRFI, encoded by the coding sequence ATGCGATTTGCAACATTTACACACGGGGATGGCACGGAGCGCTGCGTGGGCGCGGTGTCGGCCGACGGATCCAGCCTGACCCGGCTGGATCTTTCCGCCGAAGAGGCACAGAAGGGCGTGCTTGCCCTGGTCGATCTGGCCGCCAGGGGGCAAGATCTTTCCAGCTTGCCGGGCACCCGCCTTCCCATGGATTCGGTGGTGCTCAAGGCGCCCATCCCCGCGCCCCGGCGCAATATCTTCTGCGTGGGGCGCAATTACCACGCGCATGCCAAGGAGCTGTCCGGCTCGGTGTTCAAGGCCAACAACGCCGACCCCGCGGCATGGCCCATCGTGTTCACCAAGCTTCCCGAATGCGTGGTCGGGCCGAACGACCAGGTCGTCCTGCCTGGCGCCATTTCGAGCCAGATCGACTACGAAGCCGAACTGGCGGTCATCATCGGCACCGGCGGCAAGAACATAAGCCGCGACGATGCCCTGAAGCATGTGTTCGGCTACACCATCGTCAACGACGTGACCGCGCGCGACGTCCAGATGCGCCACCAGCAATGGGATCTGGGCAAGTCCTTCGATACCTTCTGCCCCATGGGACCCTGGGTGGTCACCGCCGACGAACTGGACGGCACCAGCACGCGCGTGCGCTGCTGGGTCAACGGCGAACCGCGCCAGGACGGCCACACGCGCGATTTCATTTTCGATATACCCGCGCTGATCGAGACCTGCTCGCGCGGCATCACCCTGCTGCCGGGCGACATCATCGCCACCGGCACGCCCGCCGGCGTCGGCATGGGCCTGAATCCGCCGGAGTACTTGAAAACCAACGATGTCGTACGCATAGAAATAGACGGACTGGGAGTGCTTGAAAACAGATTCATCTAG
- a CDS encoding FadR/GntR family transcriptional regulator: MDEMLENMAVRAEGAKALARHLLEEMAAGRLREGVKLAPERELSQRFGASRGAVRRVLAELRQRGLITQAVGSGTFASAAAHTLQASGGSRGPVLDTSPAELMEARLLIEPLMPALIVRNASAADFALMQECLEKSEAALTIEEFEHWDETLHKSFAQATNNSFFLHILDLTNRVREQGEWGRLKRNSLTTERRRQYERQHRGIVEALKDRDAARARALLLEHLEQIQQNLFQA; encoded by the coding sequence ATGGACGAGATGCTCGAGAACATGGCTGTCCGAGCCGAAGGGGCGAAGGCGCTTGCCCGCCATCTCCTTGAGGAAATGGCGGCGGGCCGCCTGCGCGAAGGCGTCAAGCTTGCGCCCGAACGCGAGCTCAGCCAACGATTCGGCGCCTCGCGCGGAGCCGTCCGCCGTGTACTGGCCGAGCTGCGCCAGCGGGGCCTGATCACGCAGGCGGTGGGCAGCGGCACGTTTGCGTCGGCCGCCGCGCACACCCTTCAGGCCTCCGGCGGATCGCGGGGACCGGTGCTCGACACCAGCCCGGCCGAGCTCATGGAGGCCCGGCTGCTTATCGAGCCGCTGATGCCGGCCCTGATCGTGCGCAATGCCAGCGCGGCCGACTTTGCCCTGATGCAGGAATGCCTGGAAAAATCCGAAGCCGCCCTGACCATAGAAGAATTCGAACACTGGGACGAAACGCTGCACAAGTCGTTTGCCCAGGCCACGAACAACTCCTTCTTCCTGCACATCCTGGACTTGACGAATCGTGTGCGGGAACAAGGCGAATGGGGCCGGCTCAAGCGCAACTCGCTGACCACCGAGCGCCGCCGCCAGTACGAGCGGCAGCATCGGGGCATCGTCGAGGCGCTGAAAGACCGCGATGCCGCCCGGGCCCGCGCCCTGCTTCTGGAGCATCTGGAACAAATACAGCAGAATCTTTTCCAGGCCTGA
- a CDS encoding carboxymuconolactone decarboxylase family protein: MDQSMYPVMSKELAKQRADLAPDIQAAFRAFSAAVFADGALPKKTKQLIAVAVAHVTQCPYCIKGHTELAVKQGASEQEIMEAIWVAAEMRAGGAYAHSTLALDTINHAKGPMPGQG, encoded by the coding sequence ATGGATCAGTCGATGTACCCCGTCATGAGCAAAGAGCTTGCCAAGCAAAGGGCCGACCTGGCGCCCGACATACAGGCCGCGTTCAGGGCTTTCAGCGCCGCCGTCTTCGCCGACGGCGCCTTGCCCAAGAAAACCAAGCAGCTGATTGCCGTGGCCGTGGCGCATGTCACCCAATGTCCTTATTGCATCAAGGGCCATACCGAGCTTGCCGTCAAGCAGGGTGCCAGCGAACAGGAGATCATGGAGGCCATATGGGTCGCGGCCGAAATGCGGGCGGGCGGCGCCTATGCGCATTCAACGCTGGCCCTGGACACCATCAATCATGCAAAGGGCCCTATGCCGGGCCAGGGCTGA
- a CDS encoding glycoside hydrolase family 15 protein, with protein MAARIEDYALLGNCRAAALVSKEGAIDWLCFPRFDAPACFAALLGTPENGRWKIAPTGQVRSVKRSYHDGTLILETTFQTDDGIATLIDFMPSTFTHSSVARIVVGVKGRVAFDMDLVIRFDYGRTVPWVERHDPLTLTAVAGPEMLVLRTPTPIKARAQHSTARFSVSEGERKVFTLSHQPSHEPVAEAFDAEASLAKTEYFWHEFSSRCPDVGPWSGLVKRSLITLKALTYLPTGGIVAAPTTSLPEKLGGKRNWDYRYCWLRDATMTLLAFMSLGYFDEARAWRDWLTRSVAGNPDQMQIMYGLGGERRLTEYELPWLGGYEDSQPVRIGNAAATQTQLDVYGEVADAMAQAIKGMLPRHRRIEAIAEVIVPFLEKAWRQPDEGIWEIRGEQQHFTHSKVMAWVAFDRIATVAGTLENGGEFSRNCRRVADEIREEVCRKAYDPELGSFVQYYGSKCLDASLLHIALTGFLPPDDPRVLGTVAAIEKRLMRDGLLLRYETEYGVDGLPPGEGTFLVCSFWLADVYVLQGRDDDAHALFEHLASLCNDVGLLAEQYDPQDRRMLGNFPQAFSHVGIINTALNLHRVQAPAQERAHA; from the coding sequence ATGGCAGCCCGAATCGAAGACTATGCACTACTTGGAAACTGCCGCGCGGCGGCGCTGGTGTCCAAAGAAGGGGCCATCGACTGGCTCTGCTTTCCCAGGTTCGATGCGCCCGCATGTTTCGCCGCCTTGCTGGGCACCCCCGAAAACGGCCGATGGAAAATTGCCCCGACAGGGCAGGTGCGCAGCGTCAAGCGCAGCTATCACGACGGCACGCTCATACTGGAAACCACCTTCCAGACCGATGACGGCATCGCCACCCTCATCGACTTCATGCCTTCCACTTTCACCCATTCCAGCGTCGCGCGCATTGTCGTGGGCGTGAAAGGCCGGGTCGCCTTCGACATGGACCTGGTCATCCGCTTCGATTACGGCCGGACCGTACCGTGGGTCGAACGGCATGACCCGCTTACCCTGACCGCCGTGGCGGGTCCGGAAATGCTGGTTTTGCGCACCCCGACCCCCATCAAGGCGCGGGCCCAGCATTCAACGGCCAGATTCAGCGTATCCGAAGGAGAGCGCAAGGTATTCACCTTGTCGCACCAGCCCTCGCACGAACCGGTGGCCGAGGCGTTCGACGCCGAGGCTTCACTGGCGAAAACCGAATACTTCTGGCATGAATTCTCCAGCCGCTGCCCCGATGTCGGACCCTGGAGCGGCCTGGTCAAGCGCTCGCTCATCACCCTCAAAGCGCTTACCTACTTGCCGACCGGCGGCATCGTGGCGGCGCCCACCACTTCGCTGCCCGAGAAGCTGGGCGGCAAGCGCAACTGGGACTACCGCTATTGCTGGCTGCGCGACGCCACCATGACGCTGCTGGCCTTCATGAGCCTGGGCTATTTCGACGAGGCCCGCGCCTGGCGCGATTGGCTGACCCGCTCGGTGGCCGGCAATCCCGACCAGATGCAGATCATGTACGGGCTGGGCGGCGAACGCCGCCTGACGGAATACGAATTGCCCTGGCTCGGCGGCTATGAAGATTCGCAGCCGGTCCGCATAGGCAATGCGGCCGCCACGCAGACCCAGCTGGACGTCTATGGCGAAGTGGCCGACGCCATGGCGCAGGCGATCAAGGGCATGCTGCCCCGCCATCGGCGCATCGAGGCGATTGCCGAGGTCATCGTGCCATTCCTGGAAAAGGCCTGGCGCCAGCCCGACGAGGGAATCTGGGAAATCAGGGGAGAACAGCAGCATTTCACGCATTCCAAGGTCATGGCCTGGGTGGCCTTCGACCGGATCGCCACCGTCGCCGGCACGCTGGAGAACGGCGGCGAGTTTTCAAGAAACTGCCGGCGCGTGGCCGACGAGATCCGCGAGGAAGTCTGCCGCAAGGCCTACGATCCGGAACTGGGCAGCTTCGTCCAGTACTACGGCTCCAAATGCCTGGATGCCAGCCTGCTGCATATTGCGCTGACCGGCTTCCTTCCGCCGGACGATCCCCGCGTGCTGGGCACGGTGGCCGCCATCGAAAAGCGGCTGATGCGCGACGGCCTGCTGTTGCGCTATGAAACCGAGTACGGGGTGGATGGGTTGCCGCCGGGCGAGGGAACCTTCCTGGTCTGTTCCTTCTGGCTGGCCGACGTCTATGTGCTGCAGGGGCGCGACGATGACGCCCATGCCTTGTTCGAGCACCTGGCCAGCCTGTGCAACGACGTAGGGCTGCTGGCCGAGCAGTACGATCCTCAAGACCGTCGCATGCTGGGAAACTTCCCGCAGGCCTTCAGTCACGTCGGCATCATCAATACGGCCCTGAACCTGCATCGCGTGCAGGCGCCCGCGCAGGAAAGGGCGCACGCCTGA